Genomic window (Leptotrichia sp. oral taxon 212):
ATATATCTATTATTACAACTGTTATATTATATATATTTATGAAAAATTTAGAAAATCAATAAAAAAGTCTAAAAGAAGAAATGGAAAAAGATATAGATTCATCCATATTTCTAACCTTATCTTCGATTCGCTTGGACTTTCTGCCTTTGCAATAATAGGTGCAGATAAAGGGATAGGATTAAATCAGAATCTTATAACTACGGCCATTTTGGCAACACTGACAGGAGCTGGTGGAGGAGTGATAAGAGATATGCTGGTAAGTGAAGTTCCGGCAGTACTCAGGGAAGACATATATGCCGTACTGGCTTTTGGAACAGGAATGTTATATCATATAATGATAAAAAATCTTCATTTTATGAAAATTTCAACTACAATTTTCTTATTTACAGCAAGTTTATGTATAAGATTGCTTATTATTAAATATAAAATAAATTTACCAGGTGCAAATAAAAAGGTATAAATTTATAATTTAATTATCGGACTATATAAATTGATACAAACATAGAAAATTATAGATAAAGATTTAAATTAATGGAGAGATAAAATTTGAAAGAAAAATTAAGATATACAAAAACTGGAAAGCGAATAGAAACATATGAATTCGAAGGAAAACTCCATCAAAAAATAATGCTCGAAAAAGAGCAGTTTTATAATCACATTAAGGCTAAACATCCTGAAATAACACTGGAAATAATAGAAGAAGTTCTTCGGGATCCTGATCATGTTACAAAACAGTCTAAATCACGGAAAGAACATTATTATCAGAAACAGATAAATAATACAGATTATTTTATTGTAGTTTCTGATTACAGGAATATAAAAAATTATAGATTTATACAGACAGCTTTTTCAGTTAATAATACAGATTTTTTGAAGGAAAAAAATATTCATTTTAGATATAAAAAAGATAAATAGACATATAATCAAGTGATAAATTTTCACATTTTATATGTCTAATTTTCTAATTAATTATAAGTCCGATAATGTATGTTATGTATATTTTTTGAAAAGATATGTGGAAACTGTGTGGATTTTCTTATTTCAATATTTTTATTGCTACTCCATCTAAAAGTAAATTTGAATAACATTTTTTTTGAAATATAAATTTTTTTATCACCTGTACATAGCGTATTATCAATCATTAAACGCTCTATAAAAATACTACTATTTTCCAAATATAAAACAAATATTTTCCAAACTGGAAACTAATTGTAAAACGATATACTATTTATGACCAAAAGCAATATACTTTTTTCTTCATAAACTCCTTTTAGACTTAGGTTTTACCGCCTAAGTCTTTTTTTGTTCATTTCTTAATCGCTTATTTACTGTTTGGCTAGAAAAAATTGTCAAAATTTTAGATTTGTGCTATAATAACGAATGTTATATAATTACTATATACAAATATATATTATTTATAGGAGGTTTTAATGAATAAACTTATTAATGAAAGTTTGTTGAAAATGAATACTGAAGAGTTTTTATCCAATATAAAAAAGATATTCAATGAAATTTTTTCAGATGGAAATATTGAAAAAATAAATCTCATGAATTATCTTTCAGAAACTAAATGGCTTAATATAAAAAAATCTGGACTTCTACTACCGTTTTTATCTGAAAAATTTAGTGGCCGTAAAGAAAGTCAGTTTGAAATACAGGAAGTTTTAAGAATTGCCGGTAACTATGGAGTTCCTGTTACTCTGCGTACAGGTATTGAAGGGGCACTTGTACTACAGCCGCTTATGGAATATGGAAATCAGGAGCAGATTGAAGAAGGACTTGAACTTATATTTAATGGAGAAGGTGGGGGTCTTGCCATAACAGAACCTGGAACTTCCGGATCAGCTATTGCAAAGGAAATGCAGTCCTATTACGAATATATAGATGAAGATACTATTCATGTAAAAGCTGATAAATATTGGCAGGGAAATTCCCAGAGTGATTTTCTTTTAATAGCGGCAAAGGAAAGAAAAGATGGAAAGCTTTCTAAAGTTATAAGCTTAATTTTCGTTCCTAAGAAATATATAACTTATGATGTATTGAACTCTGAAGGACTTAAAGCCGTCAGATATGCTGTCAATCACATTGATGCTGATATTCCTTCAAAATATGTCATGAAGCTTTCAGAAAGTAAATCAAACAGCCTCAGGAAATTTCAGAATATTTTCATAAGAAGCCGTCTGCAGCTTATAGGAATGACCCATGGAATTATGGAATATATTGTTAAAAATATAAAAAAATATGCAAGAAATGAAATTCCATTTGTTCAGAAGGAAATATCCGACATTGAAACAGTGTATGGAATATCTCAGATTATGTATGATTACACATGTAATAATGTTTCCCCTGAAAAGTCAGTTTCTGATAAATTAATGGAAGCTAATATTATAAAGAGTCTGGCTACTGAGTATACTTATGATGCTGCCGGAAAAGCACAGAAACTTTTAGGAGCCAAAGGTTTTGAAGCTGGTCATCCAATGAGCAATGTTGCAATCGATTTCAGGCCATTTACTATTTTTGAAGGTCCAAACGATATGCTTTACGCAGAAATTTACGATCAGTTTTCAAAGGCTACTCCTGCTGAAAAATCAGAAGGAAAAAAAGTTAGTAAAGAACTTACTATTTATGAGAGAATTACTTTTGACAAAAGATTTATAAATATATCAGCAAATGACTTTTTATCAGAAGAAAATAATATAACAGAATTCTTGAAAAGGTACAGTTTAAGTGAAATTGATCAGATAAGAAAAGTTTATATGGGAAAAATTTTAGCGAGAATTTTTCTTCTTATACAGACAAAATCTGAAAAATTATCAAAATATCTCATAAGAGACATACGAAAAGATATACTTGACTTTGAATATAATAGTTAAATATATATAATATCTGCCAGTTAACAGTTAACTGGCAGTTTTATTTTAAATTTTATAGTGCAACTTTGTTTATTTATAAACCATCTTCAGCCTCTAACAATAAACATTTTCTATTTTAAAAATAAACCAAAAATAACTTTATAAAATAAAACTAAATTCAGTTTATAAGTAAAGTGATTCTGAATTGCAAAATAAACTACATTTTAGTTAACTGATATATACCACTACTTTACTATTCTATAATATATAAAAAAACATGATTTAAACTCATTAAATTTCAAAATAAGTTATATTAAATCATGTTTCTATAAATTTATTATTTTACTTTCTATTTTTTCTTCTTCTTTTTAGGTAGTAATATTTTTCTTATAGTAAATATAATTACCCATAAAACTAAATATACTACTGAAAATATCAGTACATTAACTAAAATTCCAAATTTTCCAATCTGTGTTATATTGATGTATCTGGATATATGAAATGCAGCCATTGAGAAACCAAACGCCACAAGTAAGGAAAGCAGATACTTTATATTATTTATCCTGATATGTCTTTTGTTCAATGATACAAATAAAATTGTAAAATTCACAAATGCCGCAAATGAAGTCGCAAAAGTAAGACCTATATGAGCATATTGCCTATATAGCAGGTTATCAAGTAAAATATTACATCCAATACTTATAAAAGAAGATATTACAGGCAATGTACGATCTTTATACACATAATGACTCCTTGTAAGCAGATGAATAGTTGAAAAGAATAACAGTCCTATTGCATAAAATTGCAAAGTTTCAGCAGTTATTATTACACTTTTATCTGAAAAATTTCCTCTTTTATAAATTAATCTAACGATTTCATGTGCATACCCAAATAAAATTACTGTTGAGGGAACAATCAGAAAAGAAAGCATATTTAATCCTTTTTCTATTACTCTTTTAACTTTTTTTCTTTCATTTTTTACTACTGCCTGAGATAATGTAGGAAAAATTACGACCGATAACGATATCGCAAATACTCCTATCGGTAATAAATATAATCTGCTTGCATAGTTTAAAGCACTTGCTGTACCTGTAGAAAGTTTTGTTGCAAATCTGTTATCGATAATTTCATTAATCTGATAGCCGAAGATTCCTATTAATGTCGGAATCATCAGCTTAAACATTTCTATTACGTATTTATCTTTAAGATTGAAAATAAATTTATATGTTTTCATTATTTTAAAGAAATCCGGAAGCATAATGGCCAGCTGTAATACACCTGAAAGCAGATAAGAAACACCTAGACCATATATTCCCATCTTTTTTCCTAAAATTATTGTACCGATAATAATTGTGAGATTAAAAACAATTCCCATGGAGGCGGCTACAGCAAACTTCTTATAATTATTCAGAAGTGATGATACTACTCCTGATAAGGCAATAAATAAAAAATAAAAAGCTGTAATTTTTAATAAATTATTTGCTGTCTCGAATCTCTGAGCATCAGCAAATCCTGTAGTTATTTTTAAAATCTGCCGTGAAAATACAATAATAATTATTGACATTGTTGACGTAAAGGTAATAATCAGGTTTAGGACTGAATAAACAAATTCATTTATCCTCTTTTTTCCATCTTCTTCCAGTCCACGGTTATATATTGGAATGAAAACTGTTCCCATTGATCCTTCTCCAAAAAGGGTGGTAAAAAAATTAGGAATCTTGGTCGCACTTACATATGCATCTGTTAAACCTGTTGCTCCAAACATATTGGCAATTATCATTTCACGAATTAGACCGAGCAGTCTACTCGTCATATTTATTATCATTACAATAAAACTTGATTTAAACATTAACTTTACCTTTCTAATTTTAATTTATTTTTTTTATATAGAAATTATTTTCAATGGTAATAATATCAATCTGTCCATTTTTAAACAGCTCCAGAACACATAAAAACATTACTACTATTCTTGATTTAGTAAATTTATTTTTTAAAAGACTGTTAAACTCTATTTTATCTTCATTTTCCATTATTTCTTCTATTTCAGAGAATGCTTCTTCAGAAGAATACTCATCTTCCAGATTTAATATCATTTTCGGTTTTGAATCTTCATTCTCTATTAAATTTTTAAAATTATTCAGTAAATTATCCAGAGTTAACATTGAAATATCATATTCGAAAGAAACTTCCTGAATATCCTGATTTCCTGCTTTTTTATAAGGAATATTGTATTCCTTTTCATATTCGGAAAATAATTCAGATATTTCCTTAAATATCTTATATTCTATAATTCTTTTTTCAAGATCTTCTATTCTTTCAGACTTTTTTTCCTGATTCAATATTGAGTATGCTTTTATCTCAATAAGATCTGTTGCCATTATTAAAAATTCAATTTTTATTTTTAAGTTTTCTTCCTTATGTTTATTAATGTATTCCAGATAATCATCTATTATTTGGGTAATATTTATTTCACTTATTTTCATCTGTTTTTTTTCAATTAAATGCAGAAGCAGATCCATAGGACCTTCAAAATTATCTATTTTTACTTGTATCATGATACTTCTCTTCTATTCTTTTTTTCCATATTATCGCATCAACATTTATTTTTTTTATTAATTCATTTATGGAATTTAATTTTATCTGATTACTTATTTTTTCTAAAACTTCAACCATTATTATTTTTCCATAAATATCATGGTTAAAATCAAAAATATGAGTTTCTACACTTAATCCATGACCTTTTATTGTAGGATTCTCACCGATACTCATTACTCCGTGATAAAGTTTGTCATCCCCTTCTATATGAACATATACTCCATATACTCCAAAATCAGGATATACTTTATTATCAAATTCAAGATTAGCCGTAGGAAAACCTAGTGTTCTGCCTAATTTTTTTCCATGAATAACTTCTCCCATTATAATGAAATTATGTCCTAAAAGTTCAGTAATTTTATTAAAATCTGTCTTTTCAATGTATTCCCTAATTCGTGTACTGCTTATTATATCATTTTCACTATCCAGAACCGGTGATTGAACATTAATAAGAATACTGTTATTATATTTATCTCTTATTATATCATCAAGTACTTTTATGTTTCCAGATTTATTCTTTCCAAATGTAAAATTGAAACCACAGTATATTTCTTTAACATTTAAAGTATTTACAAGTACCTTTTCAACAAACTCTTCAGGAGAATAATTTCTCACATCCTCAAATTCATCCAGGTAAATGTAGTCAATTCCTGCTTCATCTATAAGTTCCACTTTTTCTGAAGGAGTAGTTATTTTAGTAGATTTCTTTTGCGGATATTCACGAAAAGTATAGACAACTGTGTTATAATCTTTTTCCTTTGCTCTTGTAATGGCATTTTGAAAAATAGTCATATGTCCTTTGTGTACACCATCAAAATTTCCTAAAATTATGATATTTCCCTTTTTTTTCAGCTCATCTGAATTTTGTTGAAAATTACAGTTCAAATCCTTGAATTTAATTATTTCAGTTAGGTATTCACATTTTTTTGTAATTAATTTTATTTTTGATTTCATTTCTACCGTCAACTTCCTAGATTAATTATCTGTTAATTTACATATTTTAAATTATTATTTTTTATTTTCAAATATTATTTTCATGTATTTTGGAATATTTTCAATTATATGTGAAATATTTATTATATATTGCTCTTCCATAAGAGCATCTCCAATATATCCATGTAAAAAACATCCTATTTTAGTACTTTCATACAATGAATAATTTTGTCCCGCAAGTGATGAAATAATTCCTGTAAGACCATCTCCCATTCCGCCGTTTGCCATGTGAGAGTTACCTGTGCTGTTTATATACACACTTGCTCCATCAGTTATTAATGTATTTTTTCCTTTCAGAAGGAGAATAATACCGTGTTCAGAAGCAAATTTCTTGCATTTATTGAAACTCTCTTTTTTATCATCTGAAATTTCTTCAAGTGAAAAACCGCTTAATCTTGAAAACTCCATTGCATGCGGTGTCAAAACTGCACGGTTTTTAATCTCACTGACTAATTCAGGATGTTCAGAAAGTAAATTTAGTCCATCAGCATCTATCACAAGTTTAATAGTATTTCCTCTGTTATTTTTTTTATATTGTAACAGCTTTTTCATGAGCTGCAGAGAATTTTCAGATTTTCCTATTCCCGGTCCTATTGTAATTACATCTGAATTCAAAGCCATATCTTCTACTCTTTTAAAACTGCTCTTTATATTTTTATTTTCTATTTCAAGTATCATTGACTCAGTTGAAGAAAAAATATTGCTGGAAAAAGTATTATCATAAGTCATTAAA
Coding sequences:
- a CDS encoding acyl-CoA dehydrogenase family protein; amino-acid sequence: MNKLINESLLKMNTEEFLSNIKKIFNEIFSDGNIEKINLMNYLSETKWLNIKKSGLLLPFLSEKFSGRKESQFEIQEVLRIAGNYGVPVTLRTGIEGALVLQPLMEYGNQEQIEEGLELIFNGEGGGLAITEPGTSGSAIAKEMQSYYEYIDEDTIHVKADKYWQGNSQSDFLLIAAKERKDGKLSKVISLIFVPKKYITYDVLNSEGLKAVRYAVNHIDADIPSKYVMKLSESKSNSLRKFQNIFIRSRLQLIGMTHGIMEYIVKNIKKYARNEIPFVQKEISDIETVYGISQIMYDYTCNNVSPEKSVSDKLMEANIIKSLATEYTYDAAGKAQKLLGAKGFEAGHPMSNVAIDFRPFTIFEGPNDMLYAEIYDQFSKATPAEKSEGKKVSKELTIYERITFDKRFINISANDFLSEENNITEFLKRYSLSEIDQIRKVYMGKILARIFLLIQTKSEKLSKYLIRDIRKDILDFEYNS
- the ribF gene encoding riboflavin biosynthesis protein RibF; protein product: MKSKIKLITKKCEYLTEIIKFKDLNCNFQQNSDELKKKGNIIILGNFDGVHKGHMTIFQNAITRAKEKDYNTVVYTFREYPQKKSTKITTPSEKVELIDEAGIDYIYLDEFEDVRNYSPEEFVEKVLVNTLNVKEIYCGFNFTFGKNKSGNIKVLDDIIRDKYNNSILINVQSPVLDSENDIISSTRIREYIEKTDFNKITELLGHNFIIMGEVIHGKKLGRTLGFPTANLEFDNKVYPDFGVYGVYVHIEGDDKLYHGVMSIGENPTIKGHGLSVETHIFDFNHDIYGKIIMVEVLEKISNQIKLNSINELIKKINVDAIIWKKRIEEKYHDTSKNR
- a CDS encoding ScpA family protein, which encodes MIQVKIDNFEGPMDLLLHLIEKKQMKISEINITQIIDDYLEYINKHKEENLKIKIEFLIMATDLIEIKAYSILNQEKKSERIEDLEKRIIEYKIFKEISELFSEYEKEYNIPYKKAGNQDIQEVSFEYDISMLTLDNLLNNFKNLIENEDSKPKMILNLEDEYSSEEAFSEIEEIMENEDKIEFNSLLKNKFTKSRIVVMFLCVLELFKNGQIDIITIENNFYIKKIN
- a CDS encoding trimeric intracellular cation channel family protein is translated as MGLNQNLITTAILATLTGAGGGVIRDMLVSEVPAVLREDIYAVLAFGTGMLYHIMIKNLHFMKISTTIFLFTASLCIRLLIIKYKINLPGANKKV
- the murJ gene encoding murein biosynthesis integral membrane protein MurJ, which gives rise to MFKSSFIVMIINMTSRLLGLIREMIIANMFGATGLTDAYVSATKIPNFFTTLFGEGSMGTVFIPIYNRGLEEDGKKRINEFVYSVLNLIITFTSTMSIIIIVFSRQILKITTGFADAQRFETANNLLKITAFYFLFIALSGVVSSLLNNYKKFAVAASMGIVFNLTIIIGTIILGKKMGIYGLGVSYLLSGVLQLAIMLPDFFKIMKTYKFIFNLKDKYVIEMFKLMIPTLIGIFGYQINEIIDNRFATKLSTGTASALNYASRLYLLPIGVFAISLSVVIFPTLSQAVVKNERKKVKRVIEKGLNMLSFLIVPSTVILFGYAHEIVRLIYKRGNFSDKSVIITAETLQFYAIGLLFFSTIHLLTRSHYVYKDRTLPVISSFISIGCNILLDNLLYRQYAHIGLTFATSFAAFVNFTILFVSLNKRHIRINNIKYLLSLLVAFGFSMAAFHISRYINITQIGKFGILVNVLIFSVVYLVLWVIIFTIRKILLPKKKKKK